The following is a genomic window from Pseudoalteromonas arctica A 37-1-2.
TATTTAACCACCTTTAAACTTCTTTATTTATACTAAGCAATATTAAAGGTGTAAAAATATTTTTAGATGTCTTGTTTTTAAAATGCATGTCGTCTTAAATAGTTGTTTACAGCTATTTGAATGGACATTATACTAACTGCCTAACTTTGAGGAAGAAAGTATGTCTATCAACAATAACGCATTAAGTACCTATCGGCTTTTGAAAGCCACAGCTGAAGTTGCTGAAAAATCATTAGAAGGACGTATTCAGCACTACCGTGCCCATCTTAAATCAGAAGAAAAAGAATTAAGAACGTATACGCAAAAAGCAGCTGCTGATTTATTAGGTTGTAATAATCGTACTTTAAAAAGACGTCATGATAATGGCGACTTCGATGATTTAAACATAAAACGCGGTGCTAACGGTCACTATGCTTACACATTAGTAAATATTTTTGCTATGGCCGATATTATGGACATTAAACCAGACCATCGTACTGGTGATGACAAACTGCAAGTTATTGTAATTAATTCTCTCAAAGGCGGCTGCGGTAAAACTACCAGTATGGTTAATATAGCGGCAGCGCTTGCAACTACAAATATTAAACGTTATCGCATTGGTATTATAGATTTAGACCCACAAGGCTCTTCTTCAAGCTTTTTTCCTTCAAGTGAGCACGATCCGATTACTGTTGGTGATTTAATGCGTGATTGCATAGATTTAGACGAGGGTGAAACATGGCCTGAATTTGTGTCTAACTCATTTTTACCAACGCATATCCCAAATATTCGTGTATTACCATCGGGTATGGATGACTTTTACTTTGAGCATGAAACGGCAACATTGCTCAAAGATACCTCAAATTATGAGCAAACTCGCCATTACCACAAGTTACTTGAGAAAGTAATTGATCCGGTTAAAGACGAGTTTGATATTATTTTAATTGATACAGCACCTACCCTTAACTTTATGTTTTATAATGCATTAATGGCCTCTACTGCGATGCTTATTCCTGTTCATCCGGAAGCTGTAGATTTTGATGCTAATAACAAATATTTAAAACGACTAGGTGAGATTTACCATACAGTTGCAGCACTTGGCCATGAGGGCTGGGACTTTATGCAATTTTTAGTGACCAACTATGTGAAAGGTAATCACTCACAGCGCGATATCGTTAAAGATGTTCGTAGTGCATTTGGTCGCCAAGTAATGAGCTACCCAATCAATCACAGCTCCGCGATTACCGCTAGTTCATCGTCTTTCAACACTATTTTTGATCAAAAAGCATCAGACAGCTTAGCAAGTCGTGAGTCATTAATGCGCGCTCAAGAAAATATTAAAGATGTGGTCGATGAGCTAGAAATGCTTATTCGTTCAAATTGGCAGTCAACTCAATCAACACTCAATACCCCTAAGTAAGGATGTTAAATAAAAATGGCTAAAAAACGTAAAAATGACACCCGCTTAGATCCATTTGCAACTGCTGTAGGCAGCAGTAGTCTTGATGCATTACTAGAACAAGCGAATGCTGGCGATGTAATTAGAATGCCTGCACCGAGTGACCCTGCTCGTCAAATTACGCTTGTTTGTAAAGTGATCGCACATGCTGATATTGAATCTACCACTGGTGTATATGGCAAAAATCGTCGTGTACAAGCACTTCTAAACGAAAAGTCAGTATCAGACATTCTTCCTGCAATTCGTGAGGATGGCCGAAATCAACATCCTGCCCTACTTTGGGATCAAGGTGACAAAAGTTTGGTTCTGGCAGGTTCACGTCGTCGTATGGCCTGTATTTTAGGTAACGCAGATTATTTAGTACTTAGTTCAAGCGATTTTACTGATCAAGATGCAAAAATTTTAGCGGTATCTTCAGATCAATACATTGCTCCGAGTTTATGGGAGCTTGGCCAAGCATACCAACAAACTAAAAATGAACTTATTGAGCAAGGTAAAAAAGGATCTTATAGAGAGATTGCCGCGATAGAAGGTGTATCGCATACTGCAATTGCAGATGCAATTAAAGCTTATGAGCAAATTCCTGCTGATGTCATTGCACTTTACCCGACTGCTAATCACGTAGGTCGCGAAGTCGCTAAAAAGCTTGTTAGCGCAAAGGAGCGAGACGAAGAGGCGTTTAATCAACTTGTTAGTGCCCTTGCTAGTGATGAAGAGTTAAATGCGATTACAAGCGACGACAAGCGTGCAATGGCGATCACTAAATGCCTAACTTCAGAGCCACAAGTAGCTGTTAAGCGCGAAGCTGTACTAGAAAATAACTTCATATCGGTACAACGCAATTTAAAAAGCGGTGATGTCTCTATCAAAATTGATAATAAAGTAATGACAGACAAGCGCTTAGAGCAATTAACTAAGTTATTAAGTGCCTTTAATTAGTTAGTTAAATAATGATCTGTCAGGCATATTTACTTAGTTAAATAGTGATCTGGCAGATTGTTTTGTTAGTAAAAATCTGATCTTTACTAGCCTATTTCCTCTTCAAATAATCATATTCCTTCTTCAAGATCACTTTTTTACTAACTAATCTCCTCTTTTTAGCTACATTCCTTCATTTATTATTATTGTTAGTAAAATCGTGATCTGTAATGCTTACTTTTATGTTTCTAACTATATGTAACTTCTACCATTGCAGTTGTTTTAAATATTATTTTGTAAAATTGGATGCTTATTTTTACTTACAAACCGATTTTTTACTAAGTTATCAGCTCCAACCAGTTTATATCTTGTTAATAGTGCTTTAGCTCAGAGCACATAAGGCATATACTGGCAGGATTATTTTTAAAATTTAATGCTTAGAGTGACATGTCTGCTAACTTATCAAAAAATGATTTAATGGCTATTTTTGAAGAAATTAAAAATGAGCAGGCTACCCAGTTTCCTCTGTCTGAACGCTTTATTAAAAAACTTTTCCGTGAAAATGTTTTAGATAAAGGCAAAGAATATTACAAGAAAGGTCAAATTACTTGGCTAGAACACACCCCTAATTTTTCTGTAGTCGACTCTACTGTACAAGTGGATAATGGATCATCGTTTAATCAACGTATTGAGATCAGTAAAGTACCAACTGGTTATTCTGTTGATACGCATTGTACGTGTAATGCAAAAACTAAATGCCGACACTTAGCTGCTATTTTATTTAAGCTCAAAATAGAGCACTCTGGTGAATATGGCGAAGATTACTTTATTAATGACTGGTTTAGCGAATTAAGCGCACTTAAAAGTGGTGATCAAAATACGCCATCGCAAGTATTATTATTTGTATTAGATATTGAAAATAACAAAGTATTCTTAACACCTAAAATAGCGAATGTTGAGACTAAAAAGAATTACACGCTAGGTCGAAACCTGACCGAGCAGCAGTTAAATAGTTTTGTAACGCCGAGTGACTTACTCGAAAGTGATTTTAGATTATTTAGTTGGATACGCTCACAAAATGCAGTTGGGAGTATTGAGCTAAAAGGCCAGTGGGGTTTTAGTGCCTTACAACAGTTGATAGCTACAGAACGCCTGTTTTTCCAGCGTTCTCGAGTACCAATTAAAGCGCAATCTGGCCAAGCATTAAGTTTTAGTTGGGAGCAAGATAAAGATCTCTCACAATTAGTTATTAAGCTTGAGCAAACACAAAACTGGGCTTTATTAAAAACAACACCACCTACTTACCTCGATTTAGATCATTTAAAAGCGGGCCGTCTTCGCACCCCATTGAGTGCAGACGAAATAGCACATTTACAAACTATGCCTGCTTTGCATGACGCTAATTTTGATAGAATATACAAGCAGCTTGCCGATAACTTTGGTGCAGGTGTAATACCCCACCCTACTAATTTACAGCCAACATTGCCTAAAATCTCTAGTAATGCTGTTTTAAAAGTAACTATGGGCGATCAAGGTTTATCTCTTTCGTTGTTATTTAAGTATAAAAATAAAAACTATTTAGCAGGTGCTGCACCTGCAAGTACGATTAATAGTGCATTTGAAAATACTGTAACTAACGAGCTAATTAACTTAGGATTTGAATTTTGTAAAGGGGGTTTACAAAGTGAACTGGTATTTACAAAGCAGTCTTCAATCCATTTGCATTGGCTAATATACGAAGTATTCCCTGGCTTTAAGCAACGCGGTTGGCAAGTAAGTGTAAGTAAAGTAACGAGTCCTAATCCGCAGTGTGAAGTTAGTTTACATGTACACCGCGCAGCAGGGCATCAAATGCACTGCAAAGTATTGCTATGTGATGCTAAGGCATCGCTGTTGTTTACTAATACTGACCCGCTATATCAG
Proteins encoded in this region:
- a CDS encoding AAA family ATPase; amino-acid sequence: MSINNNALSTYRLLKATAEVAEKSLEGRIQHYRAHLKSEEKELRTYTQKAAADLLGCNNRTLKRRHDNGDFDDLNIKRGANGHYAYTLVNIFAMADIMDIKPDHRTGDDKLQVIVINSLKGGCGKTTSMVNIAAALATTNIKRYRIGIIDLDPQGSSSSFFPSSEHDPITVGDLMRDCIDLDEGETWPEFVSNSFLPTHIPNIRVLPSGMDDFYFEHETATLLKDTSNYEQTRHYHKLLEKVIDPVKDEFDIILIDTAPTLNFMFYNALMASTAMLIPVHPEAVDFDANNKYLKRLGEIYHTVAALGHEGWDFMQFLVTNYVKGNHSQRDIVKDVRSAFGRQVMSYPINHSSAITASSSSFNTIFDQKASDSLASRESLMRAQENIKDVVDELEMLIRSNWQSTQSTLNTPK
- a CDS encoding transcriptional regulator, translated to MAKKRKNDTRLDPFATAVGSSSLDALLEQANAGDVIRMPAPSDPARQITLVCKVIAHADIESTTGVYGKNRRVQALLNEKSVSDILPAIREDGRNQHPALLWDQGDKSLVLAGSRRRMACILGNADYLVLSSSDFTDQDAKILAVSSDQYIAPSLWELGQAYQQTKNELIEQGKKGSYREIAAIEGVSHTAIADAIKAYEQIPADVIALYPTANHVGREVAKKLVSAKERDEEAFNQLVSALASDEELNAITSDDKRAMAITKCLTSEPQVAVKREAVLENNFISVQRNLKSGDVSIKIDNKVMTDKRLEQLTKLLSAFN